In the Fretibacterium sp. OH1220_COT-178 genome, GCCCTTGCCCTGCTGCTCCTCTGTCCCGCCTCCTGGGGCGGCACGTTCGTGACCTTTCCGGAGAGCTGGGACGTCGGGCAGGCCTTCGCCGTCTCCCTGACCTCGTCCGCGGAGTACGAGGACCCATGCGTGACCTGGCTGGGACGGAGGGTCTCGCTGGACGTCGAGCCGGGCGGGGAGGGCCGCATTTCCTACGGCCTGCTCGGCTCCTACGTCCGGGACGTCAAGCCGGGCGACCACCCGCTGGTCTTCGAGTTCGTCCAGCGGGGACAGCATATCCGGGTCACGGGGACCGTGCGGCTCCTGCCCCGGAAGTACCCCGAGGAGCACCTCAAGGTCAGCCCGAAGATGGTCTTCCCGGCCAAGGTGGACCAGGCGCGGATCAAGAGGGAGGCGGCCCTCGCCGCCGCCGCCAAGAGGACGATGACGGTCGAGCGGCTCTGGGCCAGCCCCCTGCAGAAGCCGGTCCGGAGCATCGTCACCAGCAGCTACGGGTTCCGGCGCGTCTACAACGGGACGCCGCGGAGCCCCCATGCCGGGACGGACTTCCGGGCCGCGGTGGGGACTCCGGTCGCCGCACCGCTCGCCGGCACCGTGATCCTGACGGGGGACCACTATTACGCCGGCAAGAGCGTTTACGTGGACTCGGGAAACGGCGTGCTCAGCCTGTTCTTTCATCTGAGCGAGATCGGGGTGAAGAAGGGCGACCGCGTCGTGAAGGGGCAGATCGTCGGCAGGAGCGGCGCCACGGGCCGGATCACCGGTCCCCATCTGCACTACGGGCTCTGCCTGGCGGGCCAGTACGTCGATCCGTACCCACTGTTCGAGGACAGCGTCACCGGGATGCTGAAGCGCATGGAGCG is a window encoding:
- a CDS encoding M23 family metallopeptidase, producing MAARPPGEASGKSAARVLAGGLAALALLLLCPASWGGTFVTFPESWDVGQAFAVSLTSSAEYEDPCVTWLGRRVSLDVEPGGEGRISYGLLGSYVRDVKPGDHPLVFEFVQRGQHIRVTGTVRLLPRKYPEEHLKVSPKMVFPAKVDQARIKREAALAAAAKRTMTVERLWASPLQKPVRSIVTSSYGFRRVYNGTPRSPHAGTDFRAAVGTPVAAPLAGTVILTGDHYYAGKSVYVDSGNGVLSLFFHLSEIGVKKGDRVVKGQIVGRSGATGRITGPHLHYGLCLAGQYVDPYPLFEDSVTGMLKRMEREEIVTE